The following DNA comes from Limnobacter sp. SAORIC-580.
CCCGGAAAGTGGCCTTTTAAGCTTCCTGCCCCTCATTTTGATGTTTGGCGTACTTTATTTCTTGGCCATTCGTCCCCAAATGAAGCGCCAGAAAGAACACAAAGCCATGGTTGAAGCCCTGCAAAAAGGCGATGAAGTAATTGCCTCGGGTGGTTTGCTGGGCAAGATCAGCAAAATCAACGAATCGTACATCACGCTGGAAGTGGCCGAAATGGGTGACAAGCCTGTTGAAGTTGTGCTGCAACGCGCTGCTGTGCAAAGCCTGCTGCCTCGCGGCACCCTGAAAGAAACACGTTAATTTTGCTGTCATGAATCGATACCCTGTCTGGAAGTACCTGATGATCGCCATTGTGTTGGTGCTGGGTGTGTTGTACACCCTGCCCAATTTTTATGGTGAAGCGCCCGCTGTGCAGGTTTCAAGTGGCAAGTCCACCTTGAAATTATCACCCGATCTGGCTGACCGATTGTCCAGTCAGCTTGAGGCGCAAGGCGTCAAGCCCGATGGGGTATTTTTCGAAGAAACACTGGGCGGCGGAACTCTGAAATTAAGGTTCAACTCGTCTGAAGAGCAATTAAAGGCGAGAGACTTTCTTCAAAGCCAGCTTAACCCAGACCCGGCAGACCCCGATTACATTGTTGCCCTGAATTTGTTGTCGCGCTCACCTGACTGGCTGACCAACATCAATGCATTGCCCATGTACCTGGGTCTCGATTTGCGGGGTGGTGTGCATTTCCTGTTGCAAGTGGACATGGATGCTGCACTTGAAAAACGCAAGGACGCCTTGCTGGCCAGCGCCAAGCAAACCTTGCGCGAAGAAGATTTGCGGTATGCCAGCGCGCCCCGCACGCCCGCTGGTTTTAACCTGACCTTCCGCGATGCAGAAGCCCGCAACAAGGCGCAGGCTGCCCTGGCCAAGGAATACCCGGACTTGCAGCTTGCCACTCCTGAAAACAGCACTGAATTTGCGCTTGTAGCGACGTTGGCGCCAGAAATTGAACAGCAGGCGCGCGAGTACGCCTTGCGCCAAAACATCACTACATTGCACAACCGAATTAACGAATTGGGTGTGGCCGAACCCGTGATTCAACGCCAGGGTGCGGACCGCATTGTGGTGCAGTTGCCGGGTGTGCAAGACACGGCGAAGGCCAAAGACATTCTGGGCCGCACTGCGACGCTGGAAGTTCGCATGGTGGATGACAGCCCGGAGGCCCAGTCTGCCCTGGCCAGCGGTATTGTTCCTTTTGGCCTGGAGCGTTACACCGAGCGTGGTGGCCGCGATTTGTTGCTGAAATCGGAAGTGATTTTGACTGGCGACAACCTGACCGATGCGCAAGCCGGCTTTGACAATCAAACCCAGGAACCTGCGGTGCATTTGACGCTGGACAGCCAGGGTTCCCGTATTTTCCGTAACGTAACTGCTGAAAGTATTGGCAAGCGCATGGCGATTGTGCTGATCGAGAAAGGCAAGGGCGAGGTTGTCACCGCGCCGGTCATTCGCGGTGAAATTGGCGGTGGCCGCGTGCAAATCTCAGGCAGCATGAATACGGTTGAGTCGGCTGACCTGGCCCTGTTGCTGCGTGCGGGTTCGCTTGCTGCACCCATGGACATCATTGAAGAGCGCACCATTGGCCCTAGCCTGGGTGCTGACAACATTGACAAGGGTATTAACTCAACCCTGTATGGCTTTGTTGTGCTGGGCGCATTCATGATCGTGTACTACTTGTTGTTTGGTGTGTTTTCAGTGTTTGCACTGGCGGTCAACGTGATGTTGTTGTTTGCCTTGTTGTCGGTGTTGCAGGCCACCCTGACATTGCCAGGTATTGCAGCGATTGCGCTTACCCTGGGTATGGCGATTGACGCCAACGTGCTGATCAACGAGCGTATTCGCGAAGAACTTCGTGACGGCGCGCAGCCGCAGCAAGCAATTGCTGCAGGTTACGAGCGAGCATGGGCCACCATTCTGGATTCGAACATTACCACCTTGATTGCCGGTTTGGCTTTGCTGATTTTTGGCTCAGGCCCTGTGCGTGGTTTTGCAGTGGTGCATTGTCTGGGTATTTTGACCTCGATTTTCAGTGCGGTTGTGGTGTCCCGTGGTGTAGTCAACCTGTGGTATGGCCGTAAAAAGAAACTGGACTCTGTCAGTATCGGGCAAATTTGGCGTCCAAGTGATGACACTGCTGTCGCTAAAAAAGCGTGACCCACACCAACCGAACCAAGTGAACTAAAAGCAAAATGGAACTATTCAGAATCAAAAACGACATTCCGTTCATGCGGCATGCCAAAATTTTCAACATTATCTCGTTCCTGACTTTTGCGGCAGCGGTGTTTTTTCTGTCCACGAAAGGCTTGAATTTGAGCGTTGAATTCACCGGTGGTGTACTGGTTGAAGCCCGTTATTCCCAGCCTGCCGAA
Coding sequences within:
- the yajC gene encoding preprotein translocase subunit YajC; this translates as MTVISSAFAQSAAAGPESGLLSFLPLILMFGVLYFLAIRPQMKRQKEHKAMVEALQKGDEVIASGGLLGKISKINESYITLEVAEMGDKPVEVVLQRAAVQSLLPRGTLKETR
- the secD gene encoding protein translocase subunit SecD, translating into MNRYPVWKYLMIAIVLVLGVLYTLPNFYGEAPAVQVSSGKSTLKLSPDLADRLSSQLEAQGVKPDGVFFEETLGGGTLKLRFNSSEEQLKARDFLQSQLNPDPADPDYIVALNLLSRSPDWLTNINALPMYLGLDLRGGVHFLLQVDMDAALEKRKDALLASAKQTLREEDLRYASAPRTPAGFNLTFRDAEARNKAQAALAKEYPDLQLATPENSTEFALVATLAPEIEQQAREYALRQNITTLHNRINELGVAEPVIQRQGADRIVVQLPGVQDTAKAKDILGRTATLEVRMVDDSPEAQSALASGIVPFGLERYTERGGRDLLLKSEVILTGDNLTDAQAGFDNQTQEPAVHLTLDSQGSRIFRNVTAESIGKRMAIVLIEKGKGEVVTAPVIRGEIGGGRVQISGSMNTVESADLALLLRAGSLAAPMDIIEERTIGPSLGADNIDKGINSTLYGFVVLGAFMIVYYLLFGVFSVFALAVNVMLLFALLSVLQATLTLPGIAAIALTLGMAIDANVLINERIREELRDGAQPQQAIAAGYERAWATILDSNITTLIAGLALLIFGSGPVRGFAVVHCLGILTSIFSAVVVSRGVVNLWYGRKKKLDSVSIGQIWRPSDDTAVAKKA